One Spinacia oleracea cultivar Varoflay chromosome 4, BTI_SOV_V1, whole genome shotgun sequence DNA segment encodes these proteins:
- the LOC110798759 gene encoding uncharacterized protein codes for MAASVEKFHCPFVGLSGCQDGGGRGLVRSSLITHLRDRHCCTDVRDVTRHSLITNLQVFTTAEVTFRRMGIWLCGDCFKTHTHRIRCRHGSGSSTVFVDPPDSGDGTIRFTLYGIQKPQAPASELSTSVAPREHHFSFDVALLNTLWSKRLRSVKSIPPKCRLGFSRVLKGALDKVICRPDDIACWVQLLVLPLCVLKTFSPRSNRECSSGVRRRQQEESITSAIRSWGVPGGSEQLVIDTLASVSPPLLDVDDDHDLAERNIKQCKRKISDGHYTAAVRVLSSSGLAPYNDATLADLQAKHPSVPVPTLPDIHVDHHLIASSAVVLEQIKGFPRGTSCGRDGLRAQHLLDCLGGAAVAVSDELVDAITQVVNLFLAGKCPAELGGYIASAPLTPLIKPGGGIRPIAVGTIWRRLVSKVGAALIGPRLGNYFGGLQFGVGVPAGGEAILHAVNRLVEARGADVGLSMLLVDFRNAFNLVDRSALLREVRLHCPALSRWVEFCYSSPARLYYGEHTLWSCQGVQQGDPLGPLLFSLVLHPLVCRIRDSFDLSLQAWYLDDGTIVGDTLVVGQVLELILEEGPHLGLHVNVEKTEVFWPSEDPRSRLEGVFPTDIARPALGVKLLGGPVSTDSSFCKELVSQRVSKAVVLMDAVAKLNDPQCELLLLRAYTGVSKLYFAMRTCPPHLFEAAQLSFDVALQASLERIVTASGPGFGDWQWRLSTLPYSYGGLGVYSAGDVRHYAFLASRLQSSGLQDSLLRLSGVDGPGPAFDDALGLFNRTVETDLMRRPSEIAAPRLMKELADIYFTKVTADAESAYSLSSRLVALWKSQQGDHSSAWLRAVPISGLGQTMNGKTYRSVLCYRLGIPLFSYSTPCSACSRVFDGDIYGDHAVSCAGIVGIKHRHNVVRDTLLDICYRSGISARKEVDVGLTSESDGALRPADILLYSWDGGLDVCVDLTGSSPMTQSGLSGFVPCRVVAVAAQRKQDKYGARCRALGYGFFPFSFSSFGELEKGAVSLLKRVQTYSRAQDIGPPLL; via the coding sequence atggcggcttccgtggagaagtttcattgcccttttgtgggtcttagcgggtgccaggatggaggtgggcgtggtttggtgaggagttctctgatcactcacttacgtgatcgtcattgttgcactgatgtgcgggatgtaacccgtcattcccttattaccaatttgcaggtttttactacggctgaggtgacctttcgtcgtatgggaatttggctatgtggagattgtttcaagacgcatactcatcgtattaggtgtcgacatggcagtggttctagtacggtttttgtggacccacctgattctggggatggtactattcgttttactctctacggtattcaaaaaccacaagctcctgcttccgagctgtctacttctgttgcgcctcgagaacatcatttttcttttgatgttgctcttctaaaCACTTTATGGTCCAAGCGGctgcgttctgtgaaatccatccctcccaaatgtcgtttgggtttttcgcgagttctgaaaggggcgcttgataaggtgatttgcagaccagatgacatcgcttgttgggttcagttgctcgtgttacctctttgtgtcctcaagactttttctccacgaagtaatcgtgagtgttcctccggtgttaggcggcgacaacaggaagagagtatcacctctgctattcgttcttggggtgtgcctggtggttctgagcaacttgtcatagacacattggctagtgtgtctccccctctattggatgttgacgacgaccatgatttggcggagcgtaatattaagcaatgcaagagaaagatttctgacggtcactacactgctgccgttagggttctttcttcctcaggtcttgccccttacaatgatgctactcttgcagatttgcaagcaaagcacccttccgttccggtccctaccttGCCGGATATCcatgttgatcatcaccttattgcttcctccgctgttgttttggagcagattaagggctttccgcgtggtacttcgtgcggtagagatggcttgcgtgctcaacaccttttggattgcttgggtggtgctgctgtagctgtttctgatgagttggtggatgctatcactcaggttgttaatctctttcttgctggaaagtgtcctgctgagcttggaggatacattgctagtgctcctcttacgccacttattaagcctggtgggggtattcggcctattgccgtgggcactatttggaggcgccttgtttctaaggtcggggcagctttgattggtccgcgtttaggaaactactttggaggtcttcagtttggagttggggttccagcaggtggtgaggccattctccatgctgtcaatcggttggttgaggctcgtggggctgatgttggcctctctatgttattggtggattttcggaatgcgttcaatttagttgatcgttcggctttgttgcgtgaggtacggctacattgtcctgctctttcgcgttgggttgaattctgctactcttctccagcgcggctgtattatggggagcataccttgtggtcttgtcagggtgtgcagcaaggggatcctctcggccctttgcttttttctctggttctacatccattagtgtgtcgaatcagagactcatttgatctatctcttcaggcttggtacttggacgatggcactatcgttggtgacactttggtggttggacaggtcttggagttgattttggaggagggtcctcatttaggtctccatgttaatgttgagaagacggaggttttctggccttcggaggacccccgcagtcgtctagagggtgtctttcctacggatattgctcgtcctgcgcttggtgttaagttgcttggtggcccagtcagtacggattcctctttttgtaaggagttggtttcgcagcgtgtgtcgaaggctgttgtgttgatggatgctgtagccaagcttaatgatccccagtgtgagttgttgcttcttcgtgcgtatactggagtttctaaactctactttgctatgcgcacttgtccgcctcatcttttcgaagcggcccaattatcctttgatgtggctctgcaggcttctttagagcgcatcgtgactgcttcgggacctgggttcggtgactggcaatggcgcctttccaccttgccttattcttatggaggattgggtgtttattcagctggtgatgttcggcattatgcttttcttgcatcccgtttgcagtcttctggtttgcaggattcgcttcttcggctttcaggtgttgatggtccgggaccggcctttgacgatgctcttggtcttttcaataggaccgtggagaccgaccttatgcgtaggcctagtgagatcgctgcccccagactcatgaaggaattggcagacatatatttcacgaaggttactgctgatgcggaatccgcctactccttatcttcgcgtcttgttgccctatggaaatcacagcagggggatcactcctcggcttggttgcgggcagtccccatctcggggttaggccagactatgaacggtaagacttatcgttcggttctttgctatcggttgggtattccgttgttctcttattcgacgccgtgttctgcttgctctcgggttttcgacggggacatttatggggatcatgccgtgtcttgtgctgggattgtgggtatcaaacatcgacataatgttgttcgtgatacccttttggatatttgctatcggtcggggatttctgctcgcaaggaggttgatgttgggctgactagtgagagtgatggagctcttcgtcctgcagatatactgctttactcatgggatggcggtctggatgtgtgtgttgacttgactgggtcttcccctatgacgcaatctgggttgtcaggcttcgttccgtgtcgggttgtggcggttgcagcgcagcggaagcaggataagtatggggcacgttgtagggctttgggttacggtttctttcctttttccttctcttcttttggggaattagagaaaggggctgtttctttgctgaagcgggtccagacgtactccagggctcaagacattgggcccccactcctctag